In a genomic window of Vulpes vulpes isolate BD-2025 chromosome 6, VulVul3, whole genome shotgun sequence:
- the LOC112935370 gene encoding small nuclear ribonucleoprotein E-like, which yields MVYRGQGQKVQKVMVQSINIIFRYLQNRSRIQVWLYEPVNMRIEGCIIGFDEYMNLVLDDAIEIHSKTKSRKQLGRVMLKGDITLLQSVSN from the coding sequence ATGGTTTACCGTGGTCAGGGCCAAAAAGTGCAGAAGGTGATGGTTCAGTCCATCAATATCATCTTCAGATACTTGCAAAATAGATCTCGGATTCAGGTATGGCTTTATGAGCCAGTAAATATGCGGATAGAGGGCTGTATCATTGGTTTTGATGAGTACATGAACCTTGTATTAGATGATGCCATAGAGATTCATtctaaaacaaaatcaagaaaacaacTGGGTCGGGTCATGCTAAAAGGAGATATTACTCTGCTCCAAAGTGTCTCCAACTAG